Below is a window of Camelina sativa cultivar DH55 chromosome 11, Cs, whole genome shotgun sequence DNA.
attataagtttttaattttaaaagtttaaaatattataaatattgatgcacaacataaattatcttattgatctacatttgtgctttttatttcttatgagctgtaaaacatatttgtgtgtatgattttatagatgagttgatattttttcattaattttttatttttggatctaaggaagaaggattgacatcgcaagacccttaatttgatgtttgagtcaaattttgaggtttaaagaagaaagatggacgacaaacacacatgttttattagctatacataggcatgaccagggttacggttgtcaaggttaaggtttattaaccatcggttatggttagaaatttttgtaaccttaaccaacaccgtttaacaaacggttaaacggttacgtttaaatacggttacgtttaaatacggttacggttcaagcagttactgttatatacggttacagtTATTTCATAATATGATATGgtttatattatttgatgatataatataattgatattatttatttataattaatatgttcttatagtgtactcatatttctatatatcatatgattcatattaaataaataattattagtatattttcttatgtttttaaaatattataaaccaagtaaggattttggtttgagaagtttctaaatgcgtggatctaaaaccaaataagtatatagataaaattgtcaataattgggtgcatgtgttgactatgctggtaatcatgaatttcataaattttatgagaaaataaatgattttgtttttggagtttgatgggttaataagttgtgtggtagtctaaaaaaaggtttttcagtggaagaatgtgaagaataaaaagagtataacgaataaccaaacggtaaaagttacgatgataattaacacaaaatttgacaatgaaaatgacaagaaagaatatgaagaataagaaacatTGAATagaaaaacacgaaaacataggtggcagcgatcaattaaatatgaaaacgagttaaattcatgattataaaattgtttcgtttttctggtgatcaaagaaaatggtttaagatatgtgaggtcatcatttgatttgcctcgcctggacgtcaagttaaatttatgatttttttatcagatttgattttataacacaactgatttttatattttaaaaaattgtgtatctgaaatttatttattttttcttaatactaattttaattttttttatgagataatattttattactgtaatcaatcatatataatttttatcaaaatatatcaaataaactcatgtgtagcgtggattcaaaacctaCTAAATATAAAGATCActtcttttttgtgtgtatgtaatatatatataaataccacTGTAAAGGTAAGAGTATAATTACCCCTACTGATTGTTTCCGACCGTCATAATGTTGATCGATGATGATGGGGAATCTGGCATTTATCATAGTAATATCTTcgtacaaaatatttttaacagaTCCTTGTCCTCCCTGATAAGGTATTTATAACATtcaatatatgatatatgttttatattacGTAGagtatataaatatgttaattcttctaaaacaaataaaataatccaaACTTACAAGCCATGTCTTGATTCTTGCACCATTTTGAGTTCCAGTGAAGGTACAATGTCTTACATTCACGTTTTGTACTATGTCACTTGTTCCTCCTTTCCCCAGACTTCCGATACTGTTTTTTTCAAAGATAAATCCCCACAAATTACCAGAAATTGAGTTTGcatgaaaatgtaaaaatatatgtaaaattttatacgTGTTAACCTTATGCCGTGACCCGGACCACATGTCACAGAAGTTATGTTGATATCGTATGAACCACCTTGAATTGCAATACAATCATCACCTAACAGAATacaaaccacacacaaaaaatttGCGTGATTAATCTGTATATGGTATAATCTAAATTTTTAGTAGCTAAGAAATAATAGTAATACGTACCGGTTTTGATTGATGAACTGAGAATTTGGATATTGTGTGAGCTAGAGATATCAATACCATCAGTATTTGGACTGGTTAAAGGTGCAATCAAATGAATATTTGATAAAGTTGTGTTGGTGCAACTAGTAATTGATATGTGATTCTTTGGACTATTGATTTGAGTTAATCctttatataaaatgttttggcaCCCAGAAAATCTCACTGCCTGcacaaacaaaagataaaactcATACTACTAATCTTGAACTCCTTAAAACGaacaaattaaatgttaaataatGCATATCTTCAAATCAACATGTTGAATATAGATTTAACATACCGCTGGTCGGGAGGATACGCCAACAGAAGACCACCAGCTTTCCCCATGGGAATTGAGAACACCAGATCCATTGAGAACGAGACCTGTCACCCTTCCGAAACATAAccaacactctgtttttttacttCCCCAGTCTTTTACCATTCTCGGCGCTTCAATCGTTCCATCAATCttctcaaaagagaaaaaagaaagagaatattaTGTATACAtgagatatgtatatataaattatgtttccAACACAATGAGATGTGTAAAACTTTGATGATATGATGAATTATTTAACCACACTCTCACTAATAAATAAGGAATCCCGAGCaccaaaaatttacaaatcaagttattataaaaataatttcaatttcGTTTCTATGGTTCAGCTCGGCCTTTTAATATATTAGACACAAAACTGATAACATCTTTTTGATTATACTAAATACCTGAATATGAATATGTGGAGATACACAAGGACCTTCAAACAATTGTGGTTGTATGGTATATGTTTCCCTAGCATGTATGATTAAAGAGAGTTCCCGACCTCTCCCACTGCCTCCACATAACGCTTTCCACGCATCTTGAAATGCCTAATCCGAATATATTATCAAGcgatgatttaatattttaatggtacatattttatattcattagtaattttgatgaaagaaaatgaattgTTACCTTAGAGTGATCAACATTTGTAGAGTGAGAATCattgaaaaaatctttaatgGATAGAATCACATGACTATCTCCTTGTTGCAAATGATACGATGCGATTAGAATCACTAAGAGTAGTATCTTAAAGCCCtagtaacaataaaaatgttagTAATTTACTATACATGCTTAAGCAAAAGTGAAACTATGgggaaaaaatataaactaaaaaggGAATCTTATTGTCTCACCATTTTAGTATTAAATAATAAGAATCTAGGTAACAATATTGATCCtagtaaatataatattaagatTGTGAACGTGAATGTGTATtcttaattgtatatatataaagagttgaAAGTCTTAATATTACAATATACATTTGACTACttccaaaatttaatatataattttgactcTCTTTTTGTTGAAGAATCtttgaataaattgaaaatgttACTATAATGTTTATGCCTTTATAGTAGTGAATTAACAGTGCAATACTTAGTTGTATGCATTCAACACATTGGATGTATCTACTATTTATTCTCCTTAATAACATTGTCATTGGTGAGAGAAGACTGTAAGAGTTTTACATTAACTCTCTTGTCAAGATAATTGGAGGTTCGCTTTTGACCAAAATGTTGATATTAAATTTCATGTCTTTGGGTTCAAACAGATTTTATATGAATAATTCATCATAACCTCCTAACCTTAAGAATAAcatctttaattagtttaaatgaCACtcattataattttgtatatatatagcttctaAATTCCAATAAAAGGTTGACAAAACATTTTgcgatattttctttttgttaataaacCTATAAAGTAATATCGTCATCTTCTTATTAGTGTATGCTACTGGCTACCGTTAAAGTAACTTTATGTTTATCTTTGTTGGGACGCTCACACATCACGAAATAAGGTgagtattaaaaattaaaatttccttTCGAGTCCTTTGGTTGACAAATTAACTTGTCTTACTTAATTTGTACTAGCTAGTGACATAAATCGTCACAACATTGATATAGTAAATTTAGTCAACTTAACAAGAAGGCTTTAATTAGAATAAGTATATAAAAGGAGAGAATAGTGAATAATGAACAGTTGAAAAAATGTTCAGCATATGGTGTTGAAGATAGAGTATGCAATGCTGGAGGTTCAGCATGTTGTGTCGGGGATATAGCAATTGGTGCTGGAGGTTGAGCAGTTGGTGTCGAGGGTATAGCATACGGTGTGGGTGATGGAGGTTGAGCGGTGAGTGCGGGAGGTTCAAAATACGGTGCAATTGATGGAGTTTTGGGATTGACATGAAAACCACAATTGATGCCAATGGAAACAAAGCGTCTAATTACATGCGCAAATCTGCAGTACGAGGCGAGAGGTCTTCTCTGAGATGAGGAAGTGATATTGATGTGCTCCATGACGATGTTATCACAAACTGTTCTTTGGTCACAATCTAATTTTACTGCAGGAACATCGGGAAAACTTGTCCCTTTAAAGTATCTATATGTCACGCCACTCACTTTCAAAGCAGATGCCTGAAAGATTTCACAACATGTGTGTTCTATGTATGTTATTAGCTTTCAATAAATTTCGAGCCTTGAAAactcaaatattaaataaacctGAAATTTAACATGTGATTTCAAAATACCACGGCTGAaccattattttattacaaGTGTTACCCGTGTTGGTTGTGGACACCGACGAGCACCGTTACAATAATTTTGATCGATGATGATGGGGGATCTAACATTTATCAGAGTAATATCTTCGTACCAAATGTTTTTGACAAACCCACGTCCTCCCTGATAAAGTATTTTTAATATCCAATATATGATATATTCCTTATATATTACGTAGTGTATATTATGTTAATTCttctataaaacaaatataacaatgTAAACTTACAGGCCAAGTCTTGATTCTTGCGCCATTTTGAGTTCGAGTGAAGGTGCAATGTCTGACATTCACTTTTTGTACTATATCATTTGCCCCCCCTTTCCCTAGACTTCCGATACTGTTTTTTcccaagacaaaacaaacaacttatcaaagaattgattttaaaaagtaatatatatatatatatatatatatatatatatttatatttatatgcaaACCTTATGCCATGACCAGGACCGCATGTCACATAAGTTATGTTGATATCATAAGAACCACCTAGAATTGAAATGCAATCATCACCTAATAGATACAAAAccacacataaaaaaaatcataatctttCGCGTGATCAATCTTTACATGGCGTATgctaagaacaaaataaaataccGGTTTTGATTGATGAACTGCGAATTTGGATATTATGTGAAACAGAGATATCAATGCCATTAGTATTTGGACTGCTTGAGGGTGAGATCAAATGAAGATTTAATAAAGTTGCGTTGGTGCAACCAACAACTGATATGTGATTCCTTGGACTATTGATTTGAGTTAATCcattatataaaatgttttgacaCCCATGAAATCTCACTGCCTACACCGACAAAAGATAATATcctcaaaaaaacatattaaatgttttaatcaaaGATTGATATCTTTAAATCACCATGCTGGATATAGAGATTCAACATACCTCTGGTCGGGAGGATGAGCCAACAGAAGACCACCAGCTTTCTCCATTGGAATTGAGAACACCAGATCCATTGAGAATGAGACCTGTCACCCTTTCGAAACATAACCAACACTCACTTTTTTTGCTTCCCCAGTCTTTTACCATTTTCGGCGCTTCAATCGTTCCATCAATCTtgtccaagaaaaaaaatatatatatatatatatatatataacgtataCATGagtcatgtatatataaattatgttccTAAAAACAatgagaattataattttttgatgatAGGTTGATTTCTTTAACCACACTCTcacaaataaataagaaaacccaagtaaaaaaaacaattaccaaTCGAGTTACTATAAAAATAACGTTAATTTCGCTTTTATATATGCTCTAGCTAGGCTTTGTAATTCCTGGGACACGAAACTGATAACATCTTTTTGATTATACTAAATACCTGAATATGAATATGAGGAGATGCGCAAGGACCTTCAAACCGTTGTGGTTGTATGGTATATGCTTCCCTAGCATGTATTACTAAAGAGGGTCCCTGACCTCTCCCTCTGCCTCCACATAACGCTCTCCATGCTGCTTGAAATGCctattttgaatatattatctagcaatgatttaatttttagatgaaaatgtttgatatttatttataatttatatgataaaatgatttttttacctGAGAATGATCAACATTTCTAAAGTCAGAATCagataaaaaatctttaatggATAGAATAACCCGACTATCTCTATGTTGCAAATGGTAAGATGTGATTAGAAGCAATGCGAGCAGTACATCAAATCCCtagtaacaataaaaattagttaGCAATTTACCGTGGGGATCAGTGAAACCATGGGGGAAAAGGAGATTCTTATTGTCTCACCAGGTTAAAGAGACGAAGGATTATAGGCCAATTTCCTGTTGTAATGTGATTTATAAGGTGATATCAAAGATCATTGCAAACAGACTCAAATTGCTTCTTTCGGCATTCATATCATCTAACCAATCCGCTTTTGTCAAGGATCGTCTTCTTTTGGAGAATGTCTTTCTGGCCTCTGAGATTGTTGCAGATTATCACAAGGATACAATATCTCCACGTAGTGCTGTTAAGATAGACATCTCAAAGGCATTTGATTCAGTTCAATGGCCATTTCTGCTCAGTATACTCCACACACTCCACATCCCATCGCAGATTGTTAAATGGATAGAGCTCTGCATTACCACAACTTCCTTTTCGGTTCAGGTAAACGGAGAGTTATCTGGACTATTTCGTAGTGAGCGAGTGCTTCGTCAAGGCTGCTCTCTATCCCCCTATCTCTTTGTTATTTGTATGCAAGTGCTATCCGCCAAGTTAGACAAAGCGGTTTCAGAGGGGAAGATAGGATATCACCCGAAATGTCAGAACGCCAGACTCACCCATTTGTGTTTTGCTGATGACTTATTGGTCTTCACGGATGGAATGAAAACATCAATCGAAGGTATTCTTCAGGTATTTACAGAGTTTACAGCGGTTTCGGGTCTGAATATTAGTTTGGAAAAATCTACTCTCTATATGGCCGGGGTTAAACCAAGTGATCAAGAACTGATCTTACACTCCTTTCCGTTTGCATCGGGCACTCTACCTGTCCGCTACCTTGGTCTACCCCTCCTCACCAAGTGTATGACAACTTCAGACTATACACCACTCATTGAACGAATAAGAGCAAAGTTTGGCAGTTGGACAGGGCGGTACCTCTCTTTCGCGGGTCGGCTCCAACTTATTAGCTCGGTAATATATAGCTTGAGAAACTTCTGGATGTTTGCTTTTCGATTGCCCAGTGCATGTATAAAGGCGATAGATGGTATGTGCTCTGCTTTTTTGTGGTCGGGACCTTCTTTAAATGTGAAAAAAGCAAAGGTTTCATGGAATGATGTGTGTCTCCCCAAGGAGGAGGAGGTTTGGGTTTACGCTCATTAAAGGAAGCTTACACGGTGAGTTGCTTAAAGTTGATCTAGCGACTTTTAGCATCAAATTCCCTCTGGGTTGTATGGCTTCGGACTTACATGCTCAAACAAGGTTCTTTTTGGTCTCTTAAGGCAAACACTACCTCTGGTTCCTGGATGTGGCGCAAGCTACTTAAATATCGCCCTTTATCAGTCAATTTGGTTCGGTATGAGGTTAAGAATGGAGAAACAGTCTCCTTTTGGCATGATAGTTGGTCGCCACTGGGATGCTTAATTGACATTACCAGGCCAAGGGGTACTATTGATATGGGAATCACTCTCCATGCAATGGTAGCAGAAGCTCTCTCTCACCGCCAACGACCGCACAAAGTGGAACACCTGAATCAGTTCGAGACAGCTCTGGCAAACATTCGCAGAGAGGACTTGTTGAAGAAGCAGACGTAGTCCTCTGGAAAGGCAAAGGTGGTCAATTCAAGACAAAGTTCACCACCAAAGAAACCTGGGGGAATACTCGACACCCGAGGCAGAGGGTGTCGTGGGTGGCGGGAGTCTGGTTTTCTCACGCCACGCCAAAGTTCTCCTTCATTGTTTGGTTAGCCACTCTTAATCGCTTAGCAACCGGAGATAGGATGCAACACTGGCACACGCAGGTAGATATCTCATGCTCTTTGTGTCATGCACCGCTGGAAACAAGAAACCACCTCTTCTTCTCATGCCCCTACTCGACTGTAGTTTGGACAGGTCTCACCTCGAAGCTCCTAGCACACCAGTTCTCCACAGACTGGACAACAAACTTGGCTCTTCTCACAGACACTTCCTTGGAGAAGATAACTCTGTTCTTACTGCGGTATGCTTTCCAGGCATCCATCCACACTCTTTGGAAAGAACGAAATAATCGCCGCCATGGGGAACCATCGATACTACCTGCTCTGGTTCTTAAACGTCTGGACAGGCTTATCCGCAACCGGTTACTCTCTCTTCCAACTAATGGAAATCACTTGGATTACATGGCTAAGTGGTTAGCAACACGCTAATTCATGATCACAAGCTGTTCTTGTTTGTAGATTACTTGttctattttaaactttaaacactTTAAACACTTTAAACAAACACCTTAAGATTTTGTAGCACTTGATGTAAAAAcgttttttcgaataaattttacattttattcaaataaaaaaaaaaagataagaatcTAGCTAGGTAATACTGTTTTCCtagtaaatataatattaagattgtgaatgtgaatgtgtgttgtaaattgtatatatactaagagttgagattattaatattaaaatatacattgaCCACTTGGaaaatttctaatatataattttgactttattttggttgaagaagtaaatatatttgaataactTGAAAATGTTACTATAATGTTTTTGCATTTATGGTAATGAAGTAATTGTGTATATTTAGCTAGTATGCATTCAACACAAGAGATATATCTACTATTTATTTGACACTACCTTAAAAACCTATCCatttaggtttttaaaattttaaactagtacattataatatttatcttaGAAATTTATTTACATGCGGCAAAACTAAATgtggaaaatattaaattattttgtaaaactatgcatttcttgaaaaaaaaattattaagaaatatttaaatatgtttagaaaacaaatttatcaaaatatagATGCAAACACCAAAAGGGGAGCAAAACGGTTTAAGGGTGCAAATTGAAATCATATGGGAAAACACATAACGAATACAAAACGTATACGAAAACAGGAAACGTCATCGAGAGAAATACCAATCTTGTATACAGATtgagatcaatataattttatttgaaatagtTCTTTGTGTTACAAAattctttgttattttctaGTGACTATCTTGTCTTATGCTTTAACATAGTATATGCGAACGAAACTTCataaaaaagatttaaataagTTTATAAGGTACATATGGAAGAGGAGATAGCACTGGAGGTTGAGCATTCGGTGGCAGAGGCTTAGCATAGGGTGCTTGAGGTTTAGCTGGAGGTGGAGGTTTACATGGTGCCAAAGGTTCTTCATCAAAACCACATTTGATATCAATGGAAACAATGTAACTAATCACATCAGCAAATTGACAATACGCGGTTAGGAATTTCTTCGTAGATGAAGAAGTGATGTTGATGTGTTCCATCACGATATCATGAGAACCCACTACTTTGTCACAATCTAGCTTTATGGCAATGTCATCAGCACATGTCCCTTCGAAGTATTTAAATGTCACATTGCTCACTTTTACAGTAGCCGCCTACAGGATTCAAAACATGTGTATTAtgtattattcaaaaaattaaataactctACAAAAAACAGATCTAAGAAAAGTGAATGTctggttgtccaaaaaaaaaaaaaagtgaatgtcTAATTTCATATGCATAAAGGTTTCAAAATACTAAGGTTAAGAAGCACAATtcataattacttttaaaaatgtcAACAATTGTGGGATTAGTTATACACAAATTTGGTTTACGAAAATTGTAAGATGTAAATTGCTAGTTCTAGTTAAAGTAAAAAGATTTAcattttaggtttggattctctattttatatttaggatataattttaaagggttatgatttagtatttgaggtttagagtttaggatatagtcattttatatattcaaaa
It encodes the following:
- the LOC104727618 gene encoding probable polygalacturonase At3g15720; this translates as MDAWKAYRSKNRVIFSKEVSVRRAKFVVQSVENWCARSFEGFDVLLALLLITSYHLQHRDSRVILSIKDFLSDSDFRNVDHSQAFQAAWRALCGGRGRGQGPSLVIHAREAYTIQPQRFEGPCASPHIHIQIDGTIEAPKMVKDWGSKKSECWLCFERVTGLILNGSGVLNSNGESWWSSVGSSSRPEAVRFHGCQNILYNGLTQINSPRNHISVVGCTNATLLNLHLISPSSSPNTNGIDISVSHNIQIRSSSIKTGDDCISILGGSYDINITYVTCGPGHGISIGSLGKGGANDIVQKVNVRHCTFTRTQNGARIKTWPGGRGFVKNIWYEDITLINVRSPIIIDQNYCNGARRCPQPTRASALKVSGVTYRYFKGTSFPDVPAVKLDCDQRTVCDNIVMEHINITSSSQRRPLASYCRFAHVIRRFVSIGINCGFHVNPKTPSIAPYFEPPALTAQPPSPTPYAIPSTPTAQPPAPIAISPTQHAEPPALHTLSSTPYAEHFFNCSLFTILSFYILILIKAFLLS
- the LOC104727617 gene encoding probable polygalacturonase At3g15720, with protein sequence MYIGFKILLLVILIASYHLQQGDSHVILSIKDFFNDSHSTNVDHSKAFQDAWKALCGGSGRGRELSLIIHARETYTIQPQLFEGPCVSPHIHIQIDGTIEAPRMVKDWGSKKTECWLCFGRVTGLVLNGSGVLNSHGESWWSSVGVSSRPAAVRFSGCQNILYKGLTQINSPKNHISITSCTNTTLSNIHLIAPLTSPNTDGIDISSSHNIQILSSSIKTGDDCIAIQGGSYDINITSVTCGPGHGISIGSLGKGGTSDIVQNVNVRHCTFTGTQNGARIKTWLGGQGSVKNILYEDITMINARFPIIIDQHYDGRKQSVGATAVKVSGVTYKYFKGTVVADVAAIKLDCDQKSGCDNIVMDNINITSSSPRTPLTSYCKFAHVISRFVSIPIKCDYHVNVQPPSAKPYAEPPAPIAISATPYAELPTALNLTPHDTA